One window from the genome of Panthera leo isolate Ple1 chromosome D3, P.leo_Ple1_pat1.1, whole genome shotgun sequence encodes:
- the CLDN5 gene encoding claudin-5: protein MGSAALEILGLVLCLVGWVGLILACGLPMWQVTAFLDHNIVTAQTTWKGLWMSCVVQSTGHMQCKVYDSVLALSTEVQAARALTVGAVLLALVALFVTLAGAQCTTCVAPGPAKARVALTGGALYALCGLLALVPLCWFANIVVREFYDPTVPMSQKYELGAALYIGWAASALLMCGGGLVCCGAWVCAGRPDFSFPVKYSAPRRPTASGDYDKKNYV, encoded by the coding sequence ATGGGGTCGGCCGCGCTGGAGATCCTCGGCCTGGTGCTGTGCCTGGTGGGCTGGGTGGGCCTGATCCTGGCGTGCGGGCTGCCCATGTGGCAGGTGACTGCCTTCCTGGACCACAACATCGTGACGGCGCAGACCACCTGGAAGGGGCTGTGGATGTCGTGCGTGGTGCAGAGCACCGGGCACATGCAATGCAAGGTGTACGATTCGGTGCTGGCGCTGAGCACCGAGGTGCAGGCGGCGCGGGCGCTCACCGTGGGCGCCGTGTTGCTGGCGCTTGTCGCGCTTTTCGTGACCCTGGCGGGCGCGCAGTGCACTACCTGCGTGGCCCCAGGCCCGGCCAAAGCGCGCGTGGCCCTCACAGGCGGCGCGCTCTACGCGCTCTGCGGGCTGCTGGCGCTCGTTCCGCTCTGCTGGTTCGCCAAtatcgtggtccgtgagttctacGACCCGACCGTGCCCATGTCGCAGAAGTACGAACTGGGCGCGGCGCTGTACATTGGTTGGGCCGCTTCGGCGCTGCTCATGTGCGGCGGCGGCCTAGTGTGCTGCGGCGCCTGGGTCTGCGCTGGCCGCCCCGACTTCAGCTTCCCGGTCAAGTACTCCGCTCCGCGGCGGCCCACGGCCAGCGGCGACTATGACAAGAAGAACTACGTCTGA